A single genomic interval of Streptomyces sp. NBC_00663 harbors:
- a CDS encoding ABC transporter permease — MSISHAPPSASEPDISGITGKKAPLDLEPLVPTSSRRTRVPRWLRRTTGPVVLLLLWQVLSATGVLTSDVLASPGRIAEVGSDLIADGSLASAMGTSLQRVAAGLLFGTLVGTGLALVSGLFRIGEDLVDAPVQMLRTVPFVGLIPLFIIWFGIGEAPKVAIITLGVTFPLYLNVYAGIRGVDSQLIEAGDSLGLSRWGLVRHVVLPGALPGALTGLRYSLGIAWLALVFAEQVNADSGIGFLMVQARDFLRTDVIVVCLIVYAFLGLLADFVVRSLERLLLQWRPTFTGR; from the coding sequence ATGAGCATCAGCCATGCCCCACCCAGCGCTTCCGAGCCGGATATTTCCGGTATAACCGGCAAGAAGGCCCCGCTCGATCTCGAACCCCTCGTCCCCACCTCCTCCCGCCGCACCCGTGTCCCGCGCTGGCTGCGCCGCACGACCGGACCGGTGGTGCTGCTCCTGCTGTGGCAAGTCCTCAGCGCCACCGGCGTGTTGACCTCCGACGTGCTGGCCTCGCCGGGCCGTATCGCCGAGGTCGGCAGCGATCTGATCGCCGACGGTTCGCTGGCCTCCGCCATGGGCACCTCGCTCCAGCGCGTCGCGGCGGGGCTGCTGTTCGGCACCCTCGTCGGCACCGGACTCGCCCTGGTCTCGGGCCTGTTCAGGATCGGCGAGGATCTGGTGGACGCCCCCGTCCAGATGCTGCGGACCGTGCCGTTCGTCGGTCTGATCCCGCTGTTCATCATCTGGTTCGGTATCGGCGAGGCACCGAAGGTCGCCATCATCACGCTCGGCGTGACCTTCCCGCTCTACCTCAACGTCTACGCCGGCATCCGTGGCGTGGACTCCCAACTCATCGAGGCCGGTGATTCGTTGGGGCTGTCCCGGTGGGGCCTTGTGCGTCATGTCGTGCTGCCGGGCGCACTCCCCGGCGCGCTGACCGGCCTGCGCTACTCCCTCGGCATCGCCTGGCTGGCGCTGGTCTTCGCCGAGCAGGTCAACGCGGACTCCGGGATCGGGTTCCTCATGGTGCAGGCACGGGACTTCCTGCGGACCGACGTGATCGTGGTCTGCCTGATCGTCTACGCCTTCCTCGGCCTGCTGGCCGACTTCGTCGTCCGCTCCC
- a CDS encoding putative leader peptide, protein MLRSALLTTRGHIDLLRVASAACRRGC, encoded by the coding sequence ATGTTGCGTTCAGCCCTGCTCACCACGCGCGGTCACATCGACCTGCTGCGGGTGGCCTCCGCCGCGTGTCGCCGCGGCTGCTGA
- a CDS encoding YjbQ family protein: MSAAFTTRVLNISSGSAERVVDLTGDCEGFLREAADGRDGLLNIFVPHATAGIAIIETGAGSDDDLLAALHTLLPADDRWQHRHGSPGHGRDHVLPAFVPPHATLPVIDGRLELGTWQSVCLVDTNKDNPQRKVRLTFLAGA; encoded by the coding sequence ATGTCAGCTGCGTTCACCACCCGAGTTCTGAACATCTCCTCCGGATCGGCCGAGCGCGTCGTCGACCTCACCGGCGACTGCGAGGGCTTCCTGCGCGAGGCCGCCGACGGCCGCGACGGCCTCCTCAACATCTTCGTCCCGCACGCCACCGCGGGCATCGCGATCATCGAGACCGGCGCCGGCAGCGACGACGACCTCCTCGCCGCCCTGCACACGCTCCTGCCCGCCGACGACCGCTGGCAGCACCGCCACGGCAGCCCCGGCCACGGCCGCGACCACGTCCTCCCGGCCTTCGTACCGCCGCACGCGACGCTGCCGGTGATCGACGGACGGCTGGAACTGGGGACCTGGCAGTCGGTGTGCCTGGTCGACACGAACAAGGACAACCCGCAGCGCAAGGTGCGCCTCACCTTCCTCGCGGGAGCGTGA
- a CDS encoding GNAT family N-acetyltransferase, which yields MNTQPSVPGLHQNAVTVTRVAYGQWHALDDDLVVGRGHARHRPDGRLFVSIDAWHDAAFDRLAEVLLADLPAPLHTVVDEADVELTAAWQRAGFTVRRREWEYAVPTDPRVTGLDAVLPPPGVTIVPAGQADEGLLRAVDRAIRAEVEASVGWQSMPAEVIPFPEGDTVVDPSKYAVAATPERYLGLIRVVVPIRPRIGLLAVRAGERRRGIARALLAHALETQHLAGHTTAFTEVQESNRAASALFEGVGARRLSSNLELVR from the coding sequence ATGAACACACAACCTTCCGTCCCTGGCCTGCATCAGAACGCGGTGACGGTCACCCGCGTCGCGTACGGCCAGTGGCACGCACTGGACGACGACCTGGTGGTCGGCCGCGGCCACGCCCGACACCGGCCCGACGGACGCCTGTTCGTCAGCATCGACGCCTGGCACGACGCCGCCTTCGACCGGCTCGCCGAGGTGCTCCTGGCGGACCTGCCCGCGCCGCTGCACACGGTCGTGGACGAAGCCGACGTCGAGCTGACGGCAGCCTGGCAGCGGGCCGGGTTCACCGTCCGGCGCCGCGAGTGGGAGTACGCCGTACCGACCGACCCACGGGTCACCGGGCTGGACGCCGTCCTGCCGCCGCCCGGTGTGACGATCGTGCCCGCCGGCCAGGCGGACGAGGGTCTGCTGCGGGCGGTGGACCGGGCGATCCGTGCCGAGGTCGAGGCGAGCGTCGGCTGGCAGTCGATGCCGGCGGAGGTGATCCCGTTCCCCGAAGGGGACACCGTCGTCGACCCTTCGAAGTACGCGGTGGCCGCGACGCCGGAGCGCTATCTGGGGCTGATCCGGGTCGTGGTGCCGATCCGGCCGCGCATCGGACTGCTCGCGGTCCGGGCCGGTGAGCGGCGCCGCGGCATCGCACGGGCGCTGCTGGCCCACGCGCTGGAGACACAGCACCTGGCCGGGCACACCACGGCCTTCACCGAGGTCCAGGAGTCCAACCGGGCGGCCTCGGCACTCTTCGAGGGCGTCGGCGCCCGGCGGCTGAGCAGCAACCTGGAGCTGGTGCGATGA
- the infA gene encoding translation initiation factor IF-1, with protein sequence MTKHKNVIEVEGRVVECLRSAMFTVELENGHQVLAHISGKIRKNYIKIMLEDRVLVELPPYDLTRGRIVFRYRN encoded by the coding sequence ATGACGAAGCACAAGAACGTCATCGAGGTCGAGGGCCGGGTCGTGGAGTGTCTGCGCAGCGCCATGTTCACCGTGGAACTGGAGAACGGCCACCAGGTGCTCGCGCACATCAGCGGGAAGATCCGCAAGAACTACATCAAGATCATGCTGGAGGACCGGGTGCTGGTGGAACTCCCGCCGTACGACCTGACCCGCGGCCGGATCGTGTTCCGCTACCGGAACTAG
- a CDS encoding S1 family peptidase, with protein MFRARRTTLRRSRLSASALGLLVLAALGASGTATTAVAVPSATSVTGATSAVASLDIAGTSWSVDGRTGKLRVLADSTVSDADLARLRSATGRFTGAATLERLDGRLRTLLSGGDGIYTSAWRCSAGVNVQSGTTYYFITAGHCTDGASTWYTSSALTTPVGPTVVTSFPGDDFGAVRYSNTGVPHPGTIGTVDITGTATAYVGQSVCRRGATTGVRCGRVTGLNATVNYGSGEIVYGLIQTNICAEPGDSGGPLYAGDKVIGILSGGSGNCTSGGTTYYQPIQEALNAYGLSVY; from the coding sequence GTGTTCAGAGCTCGCCGTACCACCCTCAGACGCTCACGCCTGTCCGCCTCGGCGCTGGGCCTGCTGGTCCTGGCTGCCCTGGGAGCGTCCGGCACCGCCACCACAGCGGTCGCCGTACCGTCCGCCACTTCGGTGACCGGCGCGACCTCGGCCGTCGCGTCCCTGGACATCGCCGGGACGTCCTGGTCCGTGGACGGGCGCACCGGGAAGCTGCGGGTACTCGCCGACTCCACGGTCTCGGACGCGGACCTGGCCAGACTGCGCTCCGCCACCGGCCGGTTCACCGGCGCCGCCACCCTCGAACGGCTCGACGGCCGACTGCGCACGCTCCTGTCCGGCGGTGACGGCATCTACACCTCCGCGTGGCGCTGCTCGGCGGGCGTCAACGTCCAGAGCGGCACCACGTACTACTTCATCACCGCCGGCCACTGCACCGACGGCGCGTCCACCTGGTACACCAGCTCCGCGCTGACCACGCCGGTCGGCCCGACCGTCGTCACCAGCTTCCCCGGCGACGACTTCGGTGCCGTCCGCTACTCCAACACGGGCGTGCCGCACCCCGGCACCATCGGTACCGTCGACATCACCGGCACCGCGACCGCGTACGTCGGCCAGAGCGTCTGCCGCCGGGGAGCGACCACCGGCGTCCGCTGCGGCCGGGTCACGGGCCTCAACGCGACCGTCAACTACGGGAGCGGTGAGATCGTCTACGGTCTGATCCAGACCAACATCTGCGCCGAGCCCGGAGACAGCGGCGGCCCGCTCTACGCCGGCGACAAGGTCATCGGCATCCTCTCCGGCGGCTCCGGCAATTGCACCTCGGGCGGGACCACCTACTACCAGCCGATCCAGGAAGCCCTGAACGCCTACGGGTTGTCCGTCTACTGA
- a CDS encoding DUF3152 domain-containing protein, which produces MTKHKREPRRDRGKLTVGLAALTILGAVGCTVVAWPPSDEKGKPAQGAVAEPTSRPSPTPTRTPSETPAPRTPSPSPTKSATLPRQGPGTYVTAPGGSAKSGRGTAFRYRVEVEKNIDLSAEETAREVDRILGDPRGWTADGHSAFQRVADGPTDFVVRLATPATVDAVCGRSGLDTGARYNCSANDVVMVNLDRWVLATPVYAKDVTAYRALIINHEVGHFLHHGHVTCPGKGEPAPAMMQQIKGMHGCVPNVWPYDTEGRLITGPAVP; this is translated from the coding sequence GTGACCAAGCACAAGCGAGAACCCCGGCGCGACAGGGGCAAACTCACCGTCGGCCTCGCCGCGTTGACCATCCTCGGGGCCGTCGGCTGCACGGTGGTGGCCTGGCCGCCGTCGGACGAGAAGGGGAAGCCGGCCCAAGGCGCCGTGGCGGAACCGACCTCACGTCCGTCACCCACGCCGACCAGGACTCCCAGCGAGACGCCCGCACCCCGAACGCCGTCCCCGAGCCCCACGAAGTCCGCCACCCTCCCCCGGCAGGGCCCCGGAACCTATGTCACCGCACCCGGCGGGAGCGCGAAGTCGGGCAGGGGTACGGCGTTTCGCTACCGGGTCGAGGTCGAGAAGAACATCGACCTGTCCGCCGAGGAGACCGCCCGGGAGGTGGACCGCATCCTCGGCGACCCCCGCGGCTGGACGGCCGACGGGCACTCGGCGTTCCAGCGGGTCGCCGACGGCCCCACCGACTTCGTCGTCCGCCTCGCCACCCCCGCGACCGTCGACGCGGTCTGTGGGCGAAGCGGCCTGGACACCGGCGCTCGCTACAACTGCTCCGCGAACGACGTCGTCATGGTCAACCTGGACCGCTGGGTCCTGGCAACCCCCGTCTACGCCAAGGACGTCACCGCCTACCGCGCGCTGATCATCAACCACGAGGTGGGCCACTTCCTCCACCACGGCCATGTCACCTGCCCGGGCAAGGGCGAACCGGCCCCGGCGATGATGCAGCAGATCAAGGGCATGCACGGCTGTGTCCCCAACGTCTGGCCGTACGACACCGAGGGCCGGCTCATCACCGGCCCCGCCGTCCCCTGA
- a CDS encoding response regulator transcription factor encodes MPRVLLIEDDRAVREGVALALRRQSHDVSAAATGEDGLAQLRSFRPDIVVLDLMLPGMPGLDVCRGIRAVDQALPIIMATARGDEVDIVIGLEAGADDYVVKPVTARVLDARIRAVLRRAGGPPAGTGLPKIDTYGELTVDRAGLTVSLGGESISLAPSELRLLLTLSASPGQVFSRQQLLEAVWEHDFHGDARLVDACVKRLRTKMAEPPRAPRYIHTVRGFGYRFAAP; translated from the coding sequence ATGCCACGTGTGCTGTTGATCGAAGACGACCGTGCCGTCCGTGAGGGCGTCGCCCTGGCGCTGCGTCGCCAGAGCCATGACGTGTCCGCCGCCGCGACGGGGGAGGACGGGCTGGCGCAACTGCGGTCGTTCCGGCCGGACATCGTGGTCCTCGACCTGATGCTGCCCGGCATGCCCGGACTCGACGTCTGCCGTGGCATCCGGGCCGTCGACCAGGCGCTGCCGATCATCATGGCCACGGCCCGCGGCGACGAGGTCGACATCGTCATCGGCCTGGAGGCGGGAGCCGACGACTACGTCGTCAAACCCGTGACCGCCAGGGTCCTCGACGCCCGCATCCGTGCCGTCCTGCGCCGCGCCGGCGGCCCGCCCGCCGGTACGGGACTGCCGAAGATCGACACCTACGGTGAACTGACCGTCGACCGGGCCGGGTTGACCGTCAGCCTCGGTGGCGAATCGATCTCGCTCGCCCCCTCCGAACTGCGGCTGCTGCTCACCCTCTCCGCCTCACCGGGCCAGGTGTTCAGTCGGCAGCAACTGCTGGAGGCGGTCTGGGAGCACGACTTCCACGGTGACGCCCGCCTGGTCGACGCCTGCGTCAAGCGGCTGCGCACGAAGATGGCCGAACCACCCCGCGCCCCCCGGTACATCCACACCGTCCGCGGTTTCGGCTACCGTTTCGCGGCCCCGTGA
- a CDS encoding sensor histidine kinase → MKPRRLRGLRARLVVAFGLVAGVAAATTGALTFREARIGVLQQSQDAVIGQLRARLSERAPELPYPPGESTLRRFATDVAAADTSGSWRVLVTYRELSASSVPGDTFAELTPAVRTAVASSRATVFQRVNEGGRTSLVVGMSVTFGEPDGSRLASGVRVFLVVPQTTEQAYVDALVSAVERAMVPALALAVVLALFAARGVLVPVRALRHATRRMAEGRLDTRLDVNGSDELAELSHAFNETAAALETSVAELREMEARARRFAADVSHELRTPLAAMSAVTDVLDEDAARLDPDTATAVRLISEETLKLARLVDDLMEMSRFDAGAAVLHLDEIDLAESIRRTLAARGWSDTVNAELPPPDAARGRVDPRRLDVVVANLVGNALRHGAAPVGVRLEVHGSDARAAVIGVRDSGPGIPDDVLPHVFERFYKSDTARSRSEGSGLGLAITAENVRLHGGTVRAANHPDGGALFTVELPLRRDESTEEHPS, encoded by the coding sequence GTGAAGCCCCGCAGGCTCCGCGGGCTGCGCGCCCGTCTCGTCGTCGCCTTCGGGCTCGTCGCCGGTGTCGCCGCCGCCACGACCGGCGCGCTGACCTTCCGGGAGGCCCGGATCGGAGTCCTCCAGCAGAGCCAGGACGCCGTGATCGGCCAGCTGCGGGCACGGTTGAGCGAGCGGGCCCCCGAACTCCCCTACCCTCCGGGCGAGTCGACGCTCCGGCGGTTCGCCACGGACGTCGCGGCGGCCGACACGTCCGGGAGCTGGCGGGTGCTCGTGACCTACCGGGAGCTGAGCGCCTCCTCCGTGCCCGGTGACACCTTCGCCGAGCTGACGCCCGCCGTCCGTACGGCCGTCGCCTCCAGCCGGGCCACCGTCTTCCAGCGGGTGAACGAAGGCGGCCGTACCTCCCTCGTCGTCGGCATGTCGGTCACCTTCGGCGAGCCGGACGGATCCCGGCTGGCCTCCGGCGTCCGGGTGTTCCTGGTCGTCCCGCAGACCACGGAACAGGCCTATGTCGACGCCCTGGTCAGCGCCGTCGAGCGGGCCATGGTGCCGGCCCTGGCCCTCGCCGTGGTGCTCGCGCTGTTCGCCGCCCGCGGCGTGCTCGTGCCGGTGCGGGCGCTGCGGCACGCCACCCGGCGGATGGCCGAGGGCCGCCTCGACACCCGGCTCGACGTCAACGGTTCCGACGAACTCGCCGAGCTCTCCCACGCGTTCAACGAGACGGCCGCCGCGCTGGAGACCTCGGTGGCCGAGCTGCGCGAGATGGAGGCGCGAGCCCGACGCTTCGCCGCGGACGTCTCGCACGAGCTGCGCACCCCGCTCGCCGCCATGTCCGCCGTCACCGACGTCCTGGACGAGGACGCCGCCCGGCTGGACCCGGACACGGCCACCGCCGTCCGGCTGATCAGCGAGGAGACCCTCAAACTCGCCCGGCTCGTCGACGACTTGATGGAGATGTCCCGGTTCGACGCCGGAGCCGCGGTGCTGCACCTGGACGAGATCGACCTCGCCGAGTCCATACGGCGCACGCTCGCCGCCCGCGGCTGGTCGGACACGGTGAACGCGGAGCTGCCGCCACCCGACGCGGCCCGCGGACGGGTGGACCCGCGCCGGCTCGACGTGGTCGTCGCCAACCTGGTCGGCAACGCTCTCCGACACGGCGCCGCACCGGTGGGCGTGCGCCTGGAGGTGCACGGCTCCGACGCGCGCGCGGCCGTCATCGGGGTGCGCGACAGCGGTCCCGGCATCCCGGACGACGTCCTGCCGCATGTCTTCGAGCGGTTCTACAAGTCCGACACCGCCAGAAGCCGCTCCGAGGGCAGCGGCCTCGGCCTGGCGATCACCGCCGAGAACGTCCGCCTCCACGGCGGCACCGTCCGCGCGGCGAACCATCCCGACGGCGGCGCCCTCTTCACCGTGGAACTCCCGTTGCGGCGGGACGAGTCGACCGAGGAGCACCCGTCATGA
- a CDS encoding alpha/beta hydrolase family protein yields the protein MTTRTRTASALALLLAVAALPATAAAATPETSHLEGQLPSGAAYMMDVPASWNGTVLLFSHGYTPGPANPARSATDDTTKALLLGQGYALIGSSYATTGWAVTDAVPDQLATLSVFTDHFGAARRTIAWGQSYGGLVTTAIAERHPGRIDGSLSLCGLVHGGVANWNNTLDPVFALKALLAPDADIPLAGLPDQATATNAANALSGAVDAAQTTAQGRARIALAAALHNIPGWNQPTQPRPAESDWDTRQANQYTAVKGLLKTAAFNWRQEAETRAGGNMSWNTGVDYARLLGRSSVRKEVTELYKKAGLSLKSDLATLNRAPRVSADPNAVAWMAATSSFTGRLTKPQLSVHTTGDALVPVQTESALKRAVTAAGAPRLLRQAYVDNAGHCTFSPAEQLGALHTLEDRIGAGQWPATDAASLNSRATAADSTTPARFVTYRPAPYPRPYDLAHPADGR from the coding sequence ATGACGACCCGTACCCGCACGGCGTCCGCGCTCGCACTCCTGCTCGCCGTCGCCGCCCTGCCCGCCACGGCAGCGGCGGCCACGCCGGAGACCAGCCATCTGGAGGGTCAACTCCCCTCAGGCGCCGCGTACATGATGGACGTCCCCGCGTCCTGGAACGGCACCGTCCTGCTCTTCAGCCACGGCTACACCCCTGGCCCCGCCAACCCCGCCCGCAGCGCGACCGACGACACCACCAAGGCCCTCCTGCTCGGCCAGGGCTACGCCCTCATCGGCTCCTCCTACGCCACCACCGGCTGGGCGGTCACGGACGCGGTGCCCGACCAACTGGCCACGCTCTCCGTCTTCACCGACCACTTCGGCGCGGCCCGGCGCACCATCGCCTGGGGCCAGTCGTACGGCGGCCTCGTCACCACCGCCATCGCGGAACGGCACCCCGGCCGCATCGACGGCTCGCTCTCCCTGTGCGGCCTCGTCCACGGCGGGGTCGCCAACTGGAACAACACCCTCGACCCGGTGTTCGCCCTCAAGGCCCTGCTCGCGCCGGACGCCGACATCCCCCTGGCCGGCCTCCCCGACCAGGCGACCGCCACGAACGCGGCCAACGCCCTGAGCGGCGCCGTGGACGCGGCGCAGACGACGGCCCAGGGCCGGGCCCGCATCGCCCTCGCCGCGGCCCTGCACAACATCCCCGGCTGGAACCAGCCGACCCAGCCGCGTCCGGCGGAAAGCGACTGGGACACACGCCAGGCCAACCAATACACGGCGGTCAAGGGCCTGTTGAAGACCGCCGCCTTCAACTGGCGGCAGGAGGCGGAGACCCGGGCGGGCGGCAACATGTCCTGGAACACGGGGGTCGACTACGCGCGGCTGCTCGGCAGGTCGTCGGTGCGCAAGGAGGTCACCGAGCTCTACAAGAAGGCCGGGCTGTCCCTGAAGTCGGACCTCGCCACCCTCAACCGGGCCCCGCGCGTCAGCGCCGACCCGAACGCCGTGGCCTGGATGGCCGCCACCAGTTCCTTCACCGGCCGCCTCACCAAGCCGCAGCTCTCGGTGCACACCACCGGCGACGCCCTCGTCCCGGTCCAGACCGAGAGCGCCCTCAAGCGCGCGGTGACCGCCGCCGGGGCGCCGCGCCTGCTGCGCCAGGCGTACGTGGACAACGCCGGGCACTGCACGTTCAGCCCGGCCGAGCAACTCGGCGCCCTGCACACGCTGGAGGACCGCATCGGCGCCGGCCAGTGGCCCGCCACGGACGCCGCGTCCCTCAACTCCCGTGCCACAGCGGCCGATTCGACGACCCCGGCCCGCTTTGTGACCTACCGCCCGGCGCCGTACCCGCGGCCGTACGACCTCGCGCACCCGGCCGACGGTCGGTAG
- a CDS encoding MFS transporter, with product MPSSPVAAPPTASERTRQLRRVALSGLLGTAVEFYDFLVYGTVAALVFGELFFPGADPAVGTIAAFGTFAAGYVARPLGGVLFGHFGDRLGRKSMLLLTMGLMGGASFLIGLLPTYETIGVWAPVLLIALRVIQGIAIGGEWGGATLMVVEHAGERRRGLWSSFTQMGAPLGSLLSTAVVAYVVTLPKDEFAAWGWRLPFLLSVVLLGVGMFVRLKVVESPLFAEVKKDSAASPLPILDVLRNPRPVLLACCVGIGAFTAQSLLTSYMIAYATGIGYARPQVLDALTVSACVALVVLPCASALSDRIGRRPVVLAGAVTSAALAFPVMALVDSKSPGLLILAVVLGHGIAQSTMYGPLGALLTEMFGTKVRYTGASLGYQGATLIGAGFSPMIAGSLVAGSESSTPVALLLCGGAAITALTVCFVRETHRTTLTEPTAQPTTPHTEEISA from the coding sequence ATGCCCTCGTCCCCCGTCGCCGCACCGCCCACGGCCTCCGAACGGACCCGCCAGCTGCGCCGAGTGGCCCTCTCCGGGCTGCTCGGCACCGCTGTGGAGTTCTACGACTTCCTCGTCTACGGAACCGTCGCCGCGCTCGTCTTCGGCGAACTGTTCTTCCCGGGCGCCGATCCCGCCGTAGGCACGATCGCCGCCTTCGGCACCTTCGCCGCCGGTTATGTCGCCCGACCGCTCGGCGGCGTCCTCTTCGGCCACTTCGGCGACCGGCTCGGCCGCAAGTCCATGCTGCTGCTCACGATGGGCCTGATGGGCGGCGCCAGTTTCCTCATCGGCCTGCTGCCCACGTACGAGACCATCGGCGTGTGGGCACCGGTGCTGCTGATCGCCCTGCGCGTGATCCAGGGCATCGCGATCGGCGGCGAGTGGGGCGGCGCCACCCTGATGGTCGTCGAGCACGCGGGCGAGCGGCGCCGCGGACTGTGGTCCAGCTTCACGCAGATGGGAGCCCCGCTCGGTTCCCTGCTGTCGACGGCCGTCGTGGCGTACGTCGTGACGTTGCCGAAGGACGAGTTCGCGGCCTGGGGCTGGCGGCTGCCGTTCCTGCTGAGCGTCGTCCTGCTCGGCGTCGGCATGTTCGTCCGGCTGAAGGTGGTGGAGAGCCCGCTGTTCGCCGAGGTGAAGAAGGACAGTGCCGCGTCGCCGCTGCCGATCCTCGACGTGCTGCGCAACCCGCGCCCCGTGCTGCTGGCCTGCTGCGTCGGCATCGGCGCCTTCACCGCCCAGTCGCTGCTGACCAGCTACATGATCGCGTACGCCACCGGCATCGGGTACGCCCGTCCGCAGGTGCTGGACGCCCTCACGGTCTCCGCCTGTGTCGCCCTCGTGGTACTGCCGTGCGCCTCCGCGCTCTCCGACCGGATCGGCCGCCGCCCGGTGGTCCTCGCCGGCGCCGTCACCTCGGCGGCGCTCGCCTTCCCGGTCATGGCGCTGGTCGACTCGAAGTCGCCCGGGCTGCTGATCCTGGCCGTGGTCCTCGGCCACGGCATCGCCCAGTCCACGATGTACGGCCCGCTCGGCGCCCTGCTCACCGAGATGTTCGGCACCAAGGTCCGCTACACCGGCGCCTCGCTCGGCTACCAGGGCGCCACCCTCATCGGCGCCGGCTTCTCCCCCATGATCGCCGGAAGCCTGGTCGCCGGCAGCGAAAGCAGCACGCCCGTCGCCCTGCTGCTGTGCGGCGGCGCCGCGATCACCGCGCTCACCGTGTGCTTCGTCCGCGAGACCCACCGCACGACCCTCACCGAGCCCACCGCACAGCCCACCACCCCCCACACGGAGGAGATCTCCGCATGA
- a CDS encoding SDR family oxidoreductase, producing the protein MTISALPLSGRVAVVTGASSGIGEASAEHLASLGARVAVLARRSERLDDLVARIEKNGGQALALAVDVTDSAAVQTAADRVAAELGGADLLFNNAGVMLPAPVEELATDQWRQQIDLNVNGLMNAIAAFTPQLVASAAERGVADLINTSSIAAQNIFPTFAVYSATKAYVSHLSRHLRTELGAKNVRVSALEPGIVGTELQGHVTDEGARAWLDGARESMEWLVPQDIAETVGFIASLPPRVNVQQVTVMPTGQAN; encoded by the coding sequence ATGACCATCTCCGCACTCCCCCTCTCCGGCCGTGTCGCGGTCGTCACCGGCGCCTCCAGCGGCATCGGTGAGGCCTCCGCCGAGCATCTGGCGTCGCTGGGCGCCCGGGTCGCCGTACTGGCGCGTCGATCCGAGCGGCTGGACGACCTGGTCGCCCGGATCGAGAAGAACGGCGGCCAGGCCCTCGCCCTCGCGGTGGACGTCACCGACTCGGCGGCGGTCCAGACGGCGGCCGACCGCGTGGCGGCCGAACTCGGGGGCGCCGACCTGCTGTTCAACAACGCCGGCGTCATGCTCCCCGCACCCGTCGAGGAGTTGGCCACGGACCAGTGGCGGCAGCAGATCGACCTCAACGTCAACGGGCTGATGAACGCCATCGCGGCCTTCACCCCGCAGTTGGTGGCGTCCGCCGCCGAGCGCGGCGTGGCCGACCTGATCAACACCTCGTCGATCGCGGCCCAGAACATCTTCCCCACCTTCGCCGTCTACTCGGCGACGAAGGCGTACGTCAGCCATCTCTCCCGGCATCTGCGGACGGAACTGGGCGCGAAGAACGTCCGTGTCTCGGCGCTGGAGCCCGGCATCGTCGGCACCGAGCTCCAGGGCCATGTCACCGACGAGGGCGCCCGCGCCTGGCTGGACGGTGCCCGGGAGTCGATGGAGTGGCTCGTCCCGCAGGACATCGCCGAGACCGTCGGGTTCATCGCCTCGCTGCCGCCGCGGGTGAACGTCCAGCAGGTCACGGTCATGCCGACGGGCCAGGCGAACTGA
- a CDS encoding helix-turn-helix transcriptional regulator — protein sequence MDERGRELADFLRSRRARLTPDRAGLPEDGRARRVPGLRRDEAARLAGVSTEYYTRLEQGRAQNPSPEVVEALARALQLDLSEREHLTDLLARPSAPRRAPVAPQRVRPGLHLMLQTLDHVPAFVLGRRTDVLAANRLAREVLTDFEALPATRRNLARYYLLDPEARSRVGDWEQIATDTVAVLRLEAGRYPQDRQLADLVGELTLKCPEFSGWWNDHRVLHRTHGTKHYHHPLVGELHFSYESFEPPGDTDQTLCVYNVEPHSQTASSLQLLSAMSVR from the coding sequence ATGGACGAACGTGGCAGAGAACTCGCCGACTTCCTGCGCTCCCGCAGGGCCCGCCTCACCCCCGACCGGGCCGGGCTGCCCGAGGACGGCCGGGCCCGCCGGGTCCCCGGACTGCGCCGCGACGAGGCGGCCCGCCTGGCCGGGGTGAGCACCGAGTACTACACCCGCCTCGAACAGGGCCGCGCCCAGAACCCCTCACCCGAGGTCGTCGAGGCCCTCGCCCGCGCCCTTCAGCTCGACCTCTCCGAGCGGGAGCACCTCACCGACCTGCTGGCCCGCCCGTCCGCGCCGCGCCGTGCGCCGGTCGCCCCGCAGCGGGTCAGGCCGGGCCTGCACCTGATGCTCCAGACCCTCGACCACGTGCCCGCGTTCGTCCTGGGCCGCCGCACCGACGTCCTGGCCGCCAACCGCCTCGCCCGCGAGGTCCTCACCGACTTCGAGGCGCTCCCCGCGACCCGCCGCAACCTGGCCCGCTACTACCTCCTGGACCCCGAGGCCCGATCGCGCGTCGGCGACTGGGAGCAGATCGCCACCGACACGGTCGCCGTGCTGCGCCTGGAGGCCGGACGGTACCCGCAGGACCGGCAGTTGGCCGACCTCGTCGGGGAACTCACCCTGAAGTGCCCCGAGTTCAGTGGCTGGTGGAACGACCACCGGGTGCTCCACCGCACCCACGGCACCAAGCACTACCACCACCCCCTCGTCGGCGAACTCCACTTCTCCTACGAGTCCTTCGAACCGCCCGGCGACACCGACCAGACCCTGTGCGTCTACAACGTCGAGCCGCATTCGCAGACGGCCTCCTCGCTCCAGCTGCTCAGCGCCATGAGCGTCCGCTGA